TTTCGGCTGTGAGACTCCACGACTCACGAGATGGTCCGCCGAACGGCTGGCGCAGCGATCGCTCAATAGTAGTCCCACTCGTCGTCGCCACGGCCCCGCTCGACCTCCTCGTCGTCGGTATCGTCGTTCGTCTCGTCCGGCCACGATATCCCATCGCCGGTCACGCTCTGGTAGACGAACCCCCCGAATGCGACCAACAGAAGAATCAGCACGAGCGTTGCGGCGGCCGTCACAACCCACGTGGCTTGCCCGACGACCGCAACCGCGACAGGGAACGCCTGAAGCACGATGTGTACCATGTGAAAACGAGTGCAGCCATCGACATGAATATTAGTGCATGTCGACTCATCACATGAATTCTTGTGACGTGAACACGGCCGACCACATCCGCTCGCCGTCCACTCGGTGACTGCTCAGGTGTCGGCCTCGGTAGCGGGCGCTCGCGAAGCGTGGATCCACTCCCGTGTCGGCCCACCGATCCCGACCGAGACGAGGAGGACCCAAACGACCAAGCTCGCGGCAGCCGCCGGCAGGAGCCACGCGCTCGCGCCGAGCACTGCCCCCACGACGAGCCCGTACCACGGTCGGCGTTCGCCGACGAGTTCGGTGAGGCGCGCGCCGACGACCGTCAGTCCGAGCCCCGCAAGACCAACCACCGCGACGGCGACCGCTGCGCCCGCTCCGGCGACGACGAGCCTGTTGGCGCTGAGCCGAGTCACCTGACCGAAGAAATACACGCCGAAGAACAACACGCACGCGTGTGCCGTCACGCCGTAGACCGTCGACACCGTGAGGCGTTCCATCGAGGAATCGACGGACTGGTCGACGAATCCGTCGAACCGCCACAACAGGACACCGCCGAACAGCATCACGAACACGAACGCGCCGATCGCTCGGGCGGGTGGTGCGTCGACCACCGTGGTCGGATCGATGGCCTGGACACTGCTTGCACCGGAACCGACCGCGTCCACCACACTCGCCCGGCGATCGGAGACCATGGTGGTTCGTTACCCGCTCCGGCCGGAAGATCCTATCGGCAGTCCAGCGCGTGGTCGACGCTCTCCACTGTTCCTCCCGTCGACGCAGGTGCGAGCCGTGAGCCGGCGGGCACGCTCCGGATCGGTGATGGTCTCGCCATCCGATCGGTCGTCCACGCTCGGCGCATGGGCGTGCGTCTTATTACCAGGGTTCGCGTAGCAGTCGTTGAGAAACGATCGTTCAAGAGACACCATGCTCGGACGCCTCAAGTGGCTCGCAGGCCAGTTGATAGAACCCCTCCGAGTCGACGATGACCTCGAAAATTTTCGGCTGTCGATACCGGAGGCACAGACCACGACGGTCGAGGGGGCCGTTGGGTGGAACAAGCGCCCGCCAGCCACCCTCCAATGTCCGCGGTGTGAGAACGAGATTTACCAAGCGGGAGGAATGGACCCGATCGACTGCCCCCGGTGTGTCGCCGAGTTCACCCGCCACGAGTTCCCCGAGTTGGAACTGCTCTCGCTTCACTGTCCCGTCTGCAACGACCATCTGCGACACGGACGGCGGCATCCGAACGCGTACGATGTCCCCGAATGGGCTACGTGTCGAAACTGCCATTACCACTGGGAGTTCGAGGATTTCTAACGATGATCGGTACTCGACCGGCGATCCACCCTCCGTCGACCCGATCGCCGACACGCACGCTCGTGGAGTGGTGGTCGTGAACACCGTCGCGCTGGCCCTGGCGGTCGTGGCGTCCGTGCTAATGCTGGGTGGCGCACTGGTGATGACGTCAGGGAATTTCGGCGTCGCCGGGGCGCTGTTCCTGGCCGCAAGTATCGTCATCTACCTCCGGGAGCGGCGGGTGTAGCTCACGTCGTCGTTTCCGGACGACCACACCACGACACCGACTGCGTTCTCGAAGAACCACGACAGATATCGCGAAACTCATCACGACCGCTGCCGTAGTGCCGGACAATGGCCGCCATTCGTCACTCCCCCGGTCCCGCCGCGGCGGAAGCGTTCACGCTTGGCATCACAACGGCAGCGACGCTCGGTCTCGCCGGTCTCTGGCTGCTCGTCTGGACCGACGTACTGACGCTGCTCGGTGCGATTTTTGTTGCCTTCTTCGGGCTGCCCGTGCTGCTCGTCGTCGTGTCGTGTCTCCTCAGCGTGTGGCTCGGGTACGACAAGGACGCGGTCGACACGGCGCTGTCCTGAATCGATCGTCGGCTCCGACCCTCGCCTGCCGCTCCGCCGTCAGGAGTCGGCGAATCGACTGCGGGCCTCGCTCTCGCTCAGCTTGGTCGAGATCACCGGAACGGTCGACAGTCGGACGACCTTCTCGGCGATAGTGCCGAGCAGCGCGCCGAACCGGCCCTGATAGCCGGTTCCCATCACGATCGCATCGACGCCTTCGTCGTCGGCGTATTTGACGATCTCCTCGTGGATCGTGCCGCTTTTGATCGCGGTAACACACTCGACGCCGGCGTCGCTCGCCATCTCGTCCACCTCCTCGGTGACACGCTCGCCGTACTCCCGGTATTCCCTGCGGACCTGCTCTTCATCGTCCCTGATCGAGAGCGCCCGAGGCACGCCCGGAAGATCCATCACGTACAGCGTGTGGACGGTCGTGCCGAGCGTCGCCGCGAGTTCGATCCCGTGCTGGGCTGCCTTCCGCGCCTCGTCGCTCCCGTCGGTCGGAATGAGAATCGTATCGTACATTGTTTATCCACAAAGAACACGTCCATGCAGCAGTATAAATCCGTGGTCGTGCTGGTACACCCCTTTATTCGTTCGCGTGGTGGACACAGCCGACCGTGTGGTGAGTAGCGATAGCTCGCTACCGATCGCGGGATTTACGTCGCGTTTCCGTCCCCACCGTTTTCGGTGCCACTCGTCTCGGTCGCGTCCGTCTCGGCGTCCGACGCATCGGTATCGCCGAGGACGGAGCGGCCGAGACGACGGCCGACGATGACCGATGGGCTGATGACCTCGTCGGCACCCACGCGTTCGAGCTTGCCGACGTGGCCGTGGTCGGTCGCCGCCGCGACGATCCGGACGTCGGAGTTCACCTCCCGCGCGGCGAGCACCGCGAGGGTGTCTTGGGCGTCGTCGCTGGTCGCGGCCACGACCCCGCTCGCGACGTCGATCCGCGCGTCGAGGAGCGCGTCCTCGTCGGTCGGGTCCGCTGTGAGGACATTCACGTCTTCCTCGTCGAGCGCCGACGCCGTGTCGGCGTCGGCAGTCACGACGACCACGTCGGTCGTGGCCACCAGCTCGTCGACCAAGGGTTCGGTGAGGTCGCCGTAGCCGAGAACCACGACGTGGTCCTCCATGAGTGCGAGTTCCGAGGCTGTCATGGTTCCGAACGCGGCCGACACCCGGGACTCGATCGCCGGGATGATGAGCGAGCCCGAGGCGACGGCGAACGTGCCGGTGCTGATGACTATCGCCGAGAGGGTAAACAGTTTCGCCCCCTGACTCGTCGGCGTCGCGTCACCGTAGCCGACGGTGGTTCCAGTAACGACGATGTAGTAGAACGCGTCGGTCCACGTCTCGATACCGGTGTAGAAGTTGCGGAGTCTGTACGCCCCGATGGTGCCGTACGCCTGGCCGGCGACGAACGCCACGATGGCGGCGGTCTGGAACGGCGAGAGGTCGAGCGACTGGTCGAACGCGGTCCGGTTGCGAACCACCAGCGGGAACGTGCCGAGCGACAGCACGAACAGCAGGACGTCGGTCGGCTCCGCTGTCACGAGCGGTAACACCACCACCAGCGGGAGCACGAGGACCGTACCGTACCAGGCGATCCGGAGGCGGCGGCGAAGCCCCACCGCGAGCCCCCCGAGCACGAACGCGAGGAGCACGGCCCCGAACGGCACGACGGTCACCCACTCGGCCGGGAGAAGGGGCGCGAGCGGGCCATCGAACGCGAGGTCGCGCTGGCTGAAATGCGAGAGGCCGGTGACGAACGCGAGGACCGCGACCGCCGCGGTCAGCAGTACCGTAGTATCCGTTCCCGTGTACTCCCGCCAGTAGACGAACGGCACTCTGTCGTCGTGGTGGAACAGCTCCCGAAGGGCGGCGTCCATCGTCGTCTCGGGGGGATCGTTCGCCACCCCGTGACATACCAGGCGTACGATCATAAAGGCTGGTCGCCGATAGCACCGCCGTTGATCCCGACGGTCGCGATCACGAGTTCACGGCGACGGGCCATCTGCTGTCGACGGCTGCCGTGGTTAGCGGAGTGATACGCGAACGGGGCAGCGTTCGAGCCGCAGAGTGTGCCAACGACAGGACTATGGGGGTAAGTACCGTACCGCGTGCTATGAGTACCCAGGGGGCCGGCCCCGTGGAGACGGTCCTCCGGAGCGTCCTCGTGCCGATTTGTGTGATCGCGGGCGCGGTCGTCGTCTCGGTCTTTTTCTTTCCGGGGGTCGTCGGCTCGCTACTGACCGGGGGGGCCATTCTCATCGTTTCGCTGTTGTTCTTCGGTTCCGGACTGGCGTACGTCGCGCTGTTGCCGATCACGGTCGACGTGGACGCCGAAAAGGCCCGACGCGACGCCCCGTATCTACTGCGAATCCGGCGGCTTGGGTGGGTTGGGACCATCAAGGGCGCTGCGGCACGGTTCAGGAATTTTCTCGCCCGCCAGGACCCACTCACGTTCGGTGTCCCGGTAGCAGCCTTCGTCCTGTTTTTCGCAGCGTACTACCTCGCACCGTCGGGCACTCAGTCGGTCGTCGGCACCGTCGAAAGCGTCCTGCTCCACGAGTTCGGATGGCTATTCTTGGGCGCGATGTTCCTCGCGGTGTGTTACTGTCTGGTCTTGCTGGTCGGGCCGTGGGGAGACATCAAACTCGGCGGGCCCGACGCCGAACCCACCTACACCTACCCGACGTACTTCGCGATGTTCTTCACCGCGGGTATCGCCGCCGGTATCGTCTTCTGGGGCCCTGCCGAGGCACTCTTTCACTACGACACGCCGCCACCGTTTCTCGACGCCCAGCCACGATCGGGCGGTGTCGTCGCCGGCGCGCTCACCTACGCGATCTTTCACTACGGCTTCTCGGCGTGGAGCGCCTACGTCGTCATCGGCGTGCCGATCGCCTACTTCACCTACCAGCGAGGCGCGCCGCTGCGGGTCTCGTCGATCCTGACGCCGTTTCTGGGGGTCGACGGTCTCGACAGCCGCTGGGCCACGCTCGTCGACGTGCTCGCCGTGTTCGCGACCATTGGGGGGATCGCCACCTCGGTCGCGCTCGTCGGCCAGCAGTTCCTCGCCGGCGTCAGCTACCAGTGGGGAGTGACCTACGGCGGCGTGGCCCCCGTCCTCGTCGTCGCCGGACTGACGCTCATTTACGTCGTCTCCGCCCAGAGCGGCGTCCACCGCGGTATCCGTCGGATCGCCGGGGTCGCCATCGTCCTGTTCGTCCTGTTCGCGGCACTGCTGATCGCCGTCGGTCCGCAATCGGCCATTCTCGACATCGGTTCCGCCGCCGTCGGCGGCTACGTCGTGGATTTCGTACCGATGAGCCTCTATCTCGGCGGTGGACTGGTCGCCGAGGAGTGGGTGGCGAACTGGACGGTCTGGAACTGGTCGTGGTGGTTCTCGTGGGCCCCCTTCGCCGGACTCTTTCTCGCGGCGCTCTCGAAGGGCCGGCGGGTTCGGACCGTGGTTCTCACGGGTGCGGTCGCCACGTCGGCCGCGACCGCTGTGTGGTTCGTTCTGCTCGGCGGGACGTCACTATCCCTCCAGCGCTCCGGGACGGCCGACATCCTCGCCGCCATCGAGGCCTACGCCACGCCCGAGGCGGTCGCCGGCTTCCCGATCTTCGCGGCGCTCCCGCTCGGCCAGCTTCTGATGTTCCTGTTTCTCGCGCTCATCATCGTGTTCATCGTCACCTCCGCGGACACCTCGACGCTGGTGGTTGCGATCCTCGCGACCAAGCAGGATCGCGCGCCGACGACCGGGAGTATCGTCTTCTGGGGGCTGTTTCAGGGCGTGGTCGCGGTTGCGGTGCTGCTCGGCGGCGGCGGCGAGGCGTTACAGGCGCTCGCGGTGTTGACGGGCGGGCCGTTCGCGGTGCTGGTAGTGGTCGCGCTAGTTGGGCTGACGCTGACGTTCCGCCGCCACGAACGCGGTCATCGCTCACCGCTCGGCAAGTTGCGCGCCACCGTCCGCGATCACGGTATCGCGGGCCCGAGCGAGGTGCTTCGGGACGACGACTGAGCCCGACCCATTGGACGGAGCGCGTCGCTGCGGGATTTCCGCCAACGACGAGCGCTCAACCCACCGTGAGCGTTTTGCCGGTTCGCACAGTTCGGAGCGTATGCAGACGCTCGCTCCGGCCGAACCGTACACGACCGAGTTCGAGGCGATCGTCGAATCACAGGATGACGACGAACTGGTGCTCGACGAGACGTACTTTTATGCCGAGAGCGGGGGCCAGCCGCCCGATCGCGGCACTCTCGCTGGCGAGCGGATCGCGGATGTTCAGGAGCGCGACGGCGAGATCGTCCACACGCTCGCGGACGCACCGGCAGTTGAAGTCGGAGATACGGTCGCCGGCCGGATCGATCCGGCCTTCCGAACGTACTGCATGCGCGCCCATACCGCCAGTCACGTCCTCTACGGGGCCGGTCGCCGACTGTTCGACGACCTCGGCTACGGCGGGTTCGACATCGACGAGCACAAGGTCAGGGTCGACTTCGCGACCCCGACGGCGATCGACGACGCGGCGCTCGTGACGCTCGAACGGCTGGTCAACCGCGCGGTCTGGGACTCCAAGGACGTGACGTGGGAGAACGCCCCCCGGGAGGCGGCGCTCGCCCGCGACGACGTGGCGTTCAACACCAAGACCGAGGAAGGAATCGGCGGTGAGGAGGTTCGCCTGGTCGACGTCGACAGTTGGGACGTCGCTGCCTGCGGCGGAACCCACGTCCGAAACACCCGCGAGATCGGCCCGGTTGCAGTGCTCGATCGATCGAACCCTGGCGAAGGCGTGACGAGAGTCGAGTTCGCGGTCGGGCCGGCCGCGATCCAGCGGCGGAGCGCCGAGAAGACCGCGGCGCTCGACGCGGCCACCGCGCTCGAAACCCGCGTGACCGATCTTCCCGAGGCAGTCGCACGGCTCCGGGACGAACGCGACGCGCTCGCGGCCGAGCGGACAGGATTGCAGGAACACCTCGTCGATTCGCGGCTGGACGAACTGCGCGAAACGGCCGTCGAACGCGATGACCGGACGTGGCTCGTCGGGACGGTCGATCACCTCGACACCAACGAACTCGCGGAGCGAGCGAACGATCTCACCGATTCGGCCGCCGACGTGGTCGGCCTCGTCGGTGGCGACGGTGAGAGCGTCGCCGTTGCCACGGACGGAGAAATCGACGCCAACAGGGTCGTCGACGACCTCACCGCCGAATTCGGCGGCGGTGGCGGCGGAAACGAGACGATGGCCCAGGCTGGCGGCTTCGACACCGATCCCGAGGAGCTCGTCGCGTTCTTGCGTACCGGCAGCGTCGAAACCACGAACTGATTTGTCGGCTCGGCCACGATCCGAGTCATGAGCGAGGGAACGCCGGCAGGGACAGGGTGGTTCGAGGGGGTGGAGCAGGGCGATCTCGACGGTGCCCGCGACGCGATCGAGACCGGGAGCGCCGAATCCCCGGCTGACTGGCCCGCGCGAGCAGTCGAGACTGGCTTCGTCGACACCGACGAGGAGTACTACGCGGCGCTCCGCGAGGCGACGATCGCGACCGCCCGGGACGCGGCCGCCGAGCGCGAGCGTGCCGACGACCGTCAGGTGATCCACGCGGTCCGGGCGATGGACGACACGGAACGAATGGCGAACGAACTCGCCGAACGGGTCGCGGAGTGGGCCGCGAGTCGGACAGAAGACGCCGGAACCGGTATCGAACACTGTCGTGAACTCGTCGATCGGCGGGGCGAGAACGCCGAACCGGCCGACGACCGCGTGGCGGCGATCGCAGAACGCGTCGTCGATCTCGACGAGGAGGCGGCGGAACTCGAAGCGTACGTCGAGCGCACGGTTCGTTCGGTAGCTCCCAACCTCGCTGCGCTCGCAGGGCCGACGCTCGCGGCGCGCCTGCTCGCACTCGCCGGCGGTCTGGAGTCGCTGGCGCGAACGTCGAGTTCCACGATGCAGGTTCTCGGGGCCGAGGACGCGCTGTTCGCCCACCTCCGAGGGTCGGCTCCGTCGCCGAAACACGGCGTGATCTACACCCACGAGTACGTCCGCCACACCCATCCCGATGAGCGGGGCTCGGCAGCCCGCGCGCTCGCGGGCAAACTCACCATCGCCGCCCGGGTCGATCACTACGCCGGCGATCGCCGGCCCGATCTCGATCGCGAGTTGGACGAACGGATCGCGCGAATTCGAGCGCGGCGCGACGACGAAGATGCCGACGATCGGGGTGACGATGACGCTTCCTGAGGGCGTCGTCTATCGCGAGATCGACGGTGAGGAGCGTCTCGCGACCCAAGGGGCGACGGTCTACGGCGAACCCATGGAGGACGGGTGGCGTGCGTGGGACGTTCGGCGATCGAAACTCGGCGCGATGATCGACGCCGGAATGGACACCGGCCTCACGGGCGACGATGGAGTGTTGTATCTGGGTGCGGCGAACGGTACCACCGCAAGCCACGTCGCGGACTTCGCGCGTGTCGTCTACGCGGTCGAGTTCGCGTCGCGGCCGATGGGCGATCTCGTCGGCGTTGCGGAATCGCGGACCGGGCTTTTTCCACTGCTCAAGGACGCCCACCAGCCCGAGACGTACGCCCACATCGTCGAGGACGATCTCGATGCGATCGTTCAGGACGTCGCCACCCGAGGTCAGGCACGGGTGGCGTGTGCGAACCGGCAGTTCCTCGCCGCGGACGGCCGACTCCTGGCAGCGATCAAGGCCCGAAGCGAGGACGCGACCGCCGATCCCGAGAGCGTGTTCGACGCGGCGCTCGACGAACTCCGGACGACCTACGAGATCCTCGATACCCACCGGCTCGACCCGCACCACGCCGACCACCTCGCGGTTGTCGCCCGGCCGCGCTAACTCCCCGCCAGCGACGGGGTCCACCACAAAACCTTTATTAATGAAGGAGTTCCCTCAATGCGTATTCGACCGATGATGCCAGGATCGAACGCCCTCCCCGAGTCCTCGTGTTCGCCCTCCACGGACGCGGTGGCGGTCGGAGCGGTGATCTGCCGACGAGTCGATGCCGAACCGTGACGAACGACCACCGCGAGCGGGCCGCCGGCTGCTGGCTGGCGGTGCTCGTGATCCTTGCGGCGTTCGGTGGGGTGGCCTTCCTCGGACCGGCGAGCGCACAGGGGACCGATGTGGCGGCCAACGGGACGGCCGCACCCACGAACGACAGCCAATCGTCGATCAACGAAACCCAATCTCAGCGCAACGGAGTCGATGGGACTAACGAAACCAACGCGAGCAGCGCGACGTTCAACCGCTCGACCGTGGCCGAGGACCGTGGCGACATCGCCGCCATCGGAATCAATCTCTCCGGGGTGACCGAGACCACCGTCACGGTTGGCAGCCCCGCAGTCAACTACGAGACAAACGTCACCGTCGCGGACGGCGGCAACGGACAGGTCACGCTCCTGATGAACTCGTATCTCGCGGGCACCACCGAAAACGAAAGCCAGGCGTACGACACGCTGGCCGCTGAGGATTCGATCGTCCGGACGAACCGGACGACCGAACGACTCGAGGCCCCGCTCGACACCAGCACGTACAACCTCTCGGCCACGGTCGACGGGCGCGAAACCGACACCGCGGCGCTCAGACTGACCGAGCGGACGTCCGACGAGCTCGTGACGTGGACCGCCCCCGCCGAGAGCTTCGACAACGTGACGAACGCGAGCGAGGTCGCCGCCGCCATCGAGAACGACCGGATCACCACCACCGATAACGTCGCCGTCGGCGACGTGCTGGTGCTCCAATCCAAGCTCTCCGGCGTCTACGGCGCGTTCGAGGCCGCGAACTTCACCGAACTGGTCGAGCGCGGGATGTTCAACCTGACGGTCCGCCAGACCAATCCCGGCACGAACCGCCAGCCGAAGCAGCTCGATCTCGATCGGAGCCTCGCGAACGACTCGATACGAGTGATCCCCGATCCGGAAACGGACATCCTCTACGTCAACATCGACACCGAGGCGGCGGTCTTCGAGCGCGGCCCACCGCGTCCCGGTGACGAGTTCGAAGCCGAACTCACCGTGCGCGAGGAAAGCAGCCTCGCCGCGAGCAACCAGTCGATCGGCGCAAACGTCACGGCCGTCGGGGCCGAGCTCGGGCTCGGTGACGTCTCGCTCGCTGCCGACGACGGCCAGACCGTCACCGGAACGACGAGTATCGCGCCAGCCAGCGAGGTGACGATCAGTCTCACGGCCAACGGCACCGGGTCGTTCGTCAAGACCAACACCACCACAGTCTCGCCGAACGGCACCTTCGCCACCACGTTCAACCTCTCTGAGACCTCGCCGAACACCACGGTCGACGTGCGCGCGGTCGGACCACTCAACACCAGCGACGACATCACGGTGCCCGTCCGCCAGAGTCAGGAGCCCGCGCCGATGGCTGGCGGTGCCCGGCTCGCCGTCGACGACCAGACGACGACCGGCGAGACCGTTCGGATCCGAAACGTCACGCTCGCCGATGGTGGCTACGTCGTGATCCACGCGCCGAACGCCTCCGAAGCCCCCGTCGAGAGCGTTCTCGGCACGTCGAGCTATCTCGAGAACGGCACCGCCGAGAACGTCACCGTAACGCTCGGCCAACCGCTCACCGAGAGCACCGACGTGGTGGTGATGGCTCACCGCGACACCAACGACAACGGTGTGTTCGACTTCGTGAGTTCGAACGGTAGCGAGGACGGCCCCTACACGTCCTCGTCGGGGTCGACTGCCGCCGGAGCCGAAACCAGCGCGGAAGCGGCGACCGCCACCGGTGCTGCGGCGAGCGATAGCGAACCGGTCGCCACGACCGTCAGTGTGACCGTCAGCAACGCCACCACGACAGGTGAAGTGAGCGACACCACAGCGGTTGGGAGTGCGAACGGCACCAACGCGTCGGGGCAACCGACGAGCGAGAACGGTCCAGGGTTCGGGATCGTCGTCGCAACCGCCGCGATCGTCGTGGCTGTCGTCGCTCTCGGGAGACGACGAGAATGATACCACCGGCGGAGTGGGAACGGGAGCGGTTCCGATTCACACGCCGACGACCCAGCTCGCGACGGCAAGACCTATCACCGCCATCGTCGTAACGCCGATGAATGCTCGACGGAGTGCTCGCCGCGCTCGCGTGGTTCGGTCGGTTCTCCGACCCGCTCGCGTGGCTCGTGGTCGCCACCTTCACCGCCGGGGCGGCACTTACGTGGCGTGAGAGCCGGTTTGCACGCCCGATCACGGTCACAGCGTGGGTCCTCTTCGGGGTGTTCTGGCTCTCGGTGTTCCATCACTTCGCGTTCGTCCAGAAGAGCTTCATCGAAGGGATCGGGACGCTGGTGGCGGTGCCAGCGAGTCTCTATGCGGGATTATTGCTCGCCCGCGGTCGCGACTCGCTATTTGTACTCTCGCGGGCGATCGCCGCGATGGGACTGATCTTTTTCCCGTTTGAGACGATCCCCATCCTCCGGGAGTTCCTAATCGAGACCGTCACCCGTCAGACCGCGTTCTTGATCCAACTACTCGGGATCGATCCGACGGTGGTTTCGGGAACCCAGGTCCCGACTGGCACCCACCCCGACTACCAGAGCACGTTCTGGTTCGTCGATGGTGACCACACGATCACGTACACCATCCTGATCGCCTGTACCGGGGTGGGGAGCATGGCGATCTTCGGCGGGCTCATCGCCGCGACCGACGCGCCGCTCTCCCGGAAACTCCGTGCACTCGCGGTCTCGATCCCGGTGATCTACGGGCTAAATCTCGTTCGGAACGTGTTCATCGCGATCGGCTTCGGCACCCAGCGGTTCCACTTCTTCCCCGATACGATCATGTCGCTGTTCGGTTCCTCCGACCCGTACAAAGTCTCGTACTTCATCGCCGACCGCGTGCTCGCCCAGAGCCTCTCGGTGGTGGCGATGGTCGCGATCACGTGGGTTGTGATCCACGAACTTCCAGAAGTAATGGTCGTGATCGAGGATGTGCTCTACATGGCGACCGGGACCGAGTACGACCTCCAGCGCGCGCTCGGCGTCGGGATGCGTGCCGACGGCAGCGGTTCCGGCGGCGAGTAGGCGGTGCGGGCCTGGAGGATGAAGGGCGAGGCGCACGAAGTGCGCCGAGGGCTTCGGCGGTGCTGTGCGGTGGCGGTCGCAGTGCGGTCCTCGGCGGATCGAGGGCGAGCGCGACCGGAGGGAGCGCGAGGGCTCGGCGGTGCGGAAGGCGGTTGCGGTGCGGTCGCGGGGAGCGCCAGCAGTCCTACCGCGAGCGAACGAGCGGAGCGAGTGAGCGGGTGTTTTTAGTCCAGGTTTTTGGAGGGGGTTCGAGGGAGCGAGCGACCGAGGACCCCCTGTAAAAAAGTGGGTTTAGATGAGGTCTTCGGGTGCGCCTGCAAGACCGATCAGTGCGTCGCGCTCGACGTGATGGAGATCGCCGGGAATCACGAGCAGGTGAAGTGGGTCGCCGAAGTCCGTCTCGGCGAGCGCCGAGAGTCGATCCGCGGCCACGATTGGATCTGGACTTCCCGCGCGGGCGACGACGACGCCGAGCGGATCGTCGAGACCCGGTTCGAGTCGCTCGGCGGCGGTGCTCGCGGCCATATAACGATCCTCGGCGGCCTTGATGTCGAGAAAGCAGAGCGTATGGAGGCCGCGCTCGCGGTTCGTGTCGATGGTGTCGAGGACACTTTGGGGAATATCGCCGTCGCCGTAGGCGAACGGGATCGTGGTCGCTTTTCCAAAGCGGTAGTTCTGGAGTCCAGTAAGGGAGCTCGCGGCGGCCTGGGCAGTCGTCCCGTGGATCACACGGGTTTCGATGTCGCGTTCGTGCGCGCGGAGTCGGAGATCGGTGTGAGTCGTCGAGATCATGGGGTCGCCAGCGACCACGAACGCCACCTCGCCCCCCTCGGCCGCGTCGAGGATCGGTTCGGAGTCCTGTTCGACACTCGCTCGGTCGCGGACCTCGATTTCGCTGTCGTGGTAGGTTTCGAGATCCGCGACGGTCGCACCGACGAGTTTGCTGGTGTAGAACTCGGCGAAGACGCGGTCGGCGTCGCGGAGCGCATCCCGTCCCTCGACCGTGATCGAACGCTCGTCGTAGAGCCCGAGACCGACGAAAGTGAGCATGGCGTAGCTCGGGTGGGAGTCAGATTAAACACCGTGCTCCGCGAACGTCCACCGGGTCGCGTCCGTGGGGTACTCGTTCCACGCCAGAACGCGTTCGGGACGGACGGCGAAGAAGGGCGTTCCGTGTTCGATGCCGTACTTCCGCTCGTAGGCCGCGTCTACCCGTTCGATCCGTTCCTGGGTTGCGGTTCCTTCGTCGACGTGCTCCACTCGGCCTTCGAGAATGACCACCTCGTCGCCGCTCTCGGAATGGACGACGACGCGCGGATCCGCCGCGAGGTTTCGCACCCACCGCGTTCGCTCGCCGCCCCCACAGTAGAACGTTTCCTCGGTGTAGACGCCCCAGACGGGCCTGGCGTGCGGGCCACCGTCCGGGAGCGTCGT
The genomic region above belongs to Halococcus saccharolyticus DSM 5350 and contains:
- a CDS encoding universal stress protein, coding for MYDTILIPTDGSDEARKAAQHGIELAATLGTTVHTLYVMDLPGVPRALSIRDDEEQVRREYREYGERVTEEVDEMASDAGVECVTAIKSGTIHEEIVKYADDEGVDAIVMGTGYQGRFGALLGTIAEKVVRLSTVPVISTKLSESEARSRFADS
- a CDS encoding NAD-binding protein; the encoded protein is MANDPPETTMDAALRELFHHDDRVPFVYWREYTGTDTTVLLTAAVAVLAFVTGLSHFSQRDLAFDGPLAPLLPAEWVTVVPFGAVLLAFVLGGLAVGLRRRLRIAWYGTVLVLPLVVVLPLVTAEPTDVLLFVLSLGTFPLVVRNRTAFDQSLDLSPFQTAAIVAFVAGQAYGTIGAYRLRNFYTGIETWTDAFYYIVVTGTTVGYGDATPTSQGAKLFTLSAIVISTGTFAVASGSLIIPAIESRVSAAFGTMTASELALMEDHVVVLGYGDLTEPLVDELVATTDVVVVTADADTASALDEEDVNVLTADPTDEDALLDARIDVASGVVAATSDDAQDTLAVLAAREVNSDVRIVAAATDHGHVGKLERVGADEVISPSVIVGRRLGRSVLGDTDASDAETDATETSGTENGGDGNAT
- a CDS encoding BCCT family transporter, with product MSTQGAGPVETVLRSVLVPICVIAGAVVVSVFFFPGVVGSLLTGGAILIVSLLFFGSGLAYVALLPITVDVDAEKARRDAPYLLRIRRLGWVGTIKGAAARFRNFLARQDPLTFGVPVAAFVLFFAAYYLAPSGTQSVVGTVESVLLHEFGWLFLGAMFLAVCYCLVLLVGPWGDIKLGGPDAEPTYTYPTYFAMFFTAGIAAGIVFWGPAEALFHYDTPPPFLDAQPRSGGVVAGALTYAIFHYGFSAWSAYVVIGVPIAYFTYQRGAPLRVSSILTPFLGVDGLDSRWATLVDVLAVFATIGGIATSVALVGQQFLAGVSYQWGVTYGGVAPVLVVAGLTLIYVVSAQSGVHRGIRRIAGVAIVLFVLFAALLIAVGPQSAILDIGSAAVGGYVVDFVPMSLYLGGGLVAEEWVANWTVWNWSWWFSWAPFAGLFLAALSKGRRVRTVVLTGAVATSAATAVWFVLLGGTSLSLQRSGTADILAAIEAYATPEAVAGFPIFAALPLGQLLMFLFLALIIVFIVTSADTSTLVVAILATKQDRAPTTGSIVFWGLFQGVVAVAVLLGGGGEALQALAVLTGGPFAVLVVVALVGLTLTFRRHERGHRSPLGKLRATVRDHGIAGPSEVLRDDD
- a CDS encoding alanyl-tRNA editing protein: MQTLAPAEPYTTEFEAIVESQDDDELVLDETYFYAESGGQPPDRGTLAGERIADVQERDGEIVHTLADAPAVEVGDTVAGRIDPAFRTYCMRAHTASHVLYGAGRRLFDDLGYGGFDIDEHKVRVDFATPTAIDDAALVTLERLVNRAVWDSKDVTWENAPREAALARDDVAFNTKTEEGIGGEEVRLVDVDSWDVAACGGTHVRNTREIGPVAVLDRSNPGEGVTRVEFAVGPAAIQRRSAEKTAALDAATALETRVTDLPEAVARLRDERDALAAERTGLQEHLVDSRLDELRETAVERDDRTWLVGTVDHLDTNELAERANDLTDSAADVVGLVGGDGESVAVATDGEIDANRVVDDLTAEFGGGGGGNETMAQAGGFDTDPEELVAFLRTGSVETTN
- a CDS encoding NOP5/NOP56 family protein, translating into MSEGTPAGTGWFEGVEQGDLDGARDAIETGSAESPADWPARAVETGFVDTDEEYYAALREATIATARDAAAERERADDRQVIHAVRAMDDTERMANELAERVAEWAASRTEDAGTGIEHCRELVDRRGENAEPADDRVAAIAERVVDLDEEAAELEAYVERTVRSVAPNLAALAGPTLAARLLALAGGLESLARTSSSTMQVLGAEDALFAHLRGSAPSPKHGVIYTHEYVRHTHPDERGSAARALAGKLTIAARVDHYAGDRRPDLDRELDERIARIRARRDDEDADDRGDDDAS
- a CDS encoding fibrillarin-like rRNA/tRNA 2'-O-methyltransferase encodes the protein MTLPEGVVYREIDGEERLATQGATVYGEPMEDGWRAWDVRRSKLGAMIDAGMDTGLTGDDGVLYLGAANGTTASHVADFARVVYAVEFASRPMGDLVGVAESRTGLFPLLKDAHQPETYAHIVEDDLDAIVQDVATRGQARVACANRQFLAADGRLLAAIKARSEDATADPESVFDAALDELRTTYEILDTHRLDPHHADHLAVVARPR